A DNA window from Dehalococcoidia bacterium contains the following coding sequences:
- the fabZ gene encoding 3-hydroxyacyl-ACP dehydratase FabZ produces MTLEAKDIMGIIPHRYPFLLVDRIVEVRQGEKAVGIKNVTVNEPFFQGHFPGNPVMPGVMIVEALAQVGAVAILSMPENKGKLGLFAGIDAFRFRRPVIPGDTLRLEVTLTKMRGPIGKGAARAEVNGQVVAEGELIFALVSPDDVTKR; encoded by the coding sequence ATGACGCTTGAAGCGAAGGACATCATGGGCATCATTCCCCACCGGTACCCCTTCTTGCTGGTGGACCGCATTGTCGAGGTCCGGCAGGGAGAGAAGGCCGTCGGCATCAAAAACGTGACGGTGAACGAGCCTTTCTTCCAGGGCCACTTCCCGGGCAACCCCGTGATGCCCGGTGTGATGATCGTGGAGGCGCTGGCGCAGGTGGGCGCGGTAGCGATTCTCAGCATGCCAGAGAACAAGGGTAAACTTGGCCTCTTTGCGGGGATTGACGCATTTCGCTTCCGCAGGCCCGTCATACCCGGCGATACCCTCCGTCTGGAGGTCACGCTGACGAAGATGCGTGGGCCTATTGGCAAGGGCGCCGCCAGGGCCGAAGTGAACGGCCAGGTCGTCGCGGAGGGCGAGTTGATCTTCGCTCTCGTCAGCCCGGACGACGTGACCAAGCGGTAA
- a CDS encoding B-box zinc finger protein, whose translation MQCAAHPKTETNLSCGKCGTPICPKCLVHTPVGTRCRACAQLKRLPTFQVSARHYIIGAVVGLGFAVGTGVGWYVLETELPFVFFITFLLPYLRMAAIVGIGFLTGELMSLAVNRKRSTGLAVIGGLSVFLSFAVSGALLRFYFGGLWSLAAVGFGIYIAVMRLR comes from the coding sequence ATGCAATGTGCCGCTCATCCCAAGACTGAGACAAACCTGAGCTGCGGCAAGTGTGGGACGCCCATCTGTCCCAAGTGCCTCGTCCATACGCCCGTCGGCACGCGCTGTCGCGCCTGCGCCCAGCTCAAGCGCCTGCCCACCTTTCAGGTGAGCGCGCGTCACTACATCATCGGGGCGGTCGTGGGTCTTGGATTCGCCGTGGGCACGGGAGTGGGCTGGTACGTGCTGGAGACGGAGCTACCCTTCGTCTTCTTCATTACGTTCCTGCTGCCGTACCTCCGAATGGCCGCCATTGTGGGCATCGGCTTTCTCACCGGCGAGCTTATGAGCCTCGCGGTCAACCGCAAGCGCAGCACGGGTCTGGCGGTCATCGGCGGGCTGAGCGTGTTCCTGAGCTTCGCTGTCAGCGGCGCTCTGCTGCGCTTCTACTTCGGCGGTCTGTGGAGCCTGGCGGCAGTAGGCTTCGGCATTTACATCGCCGTCATGCGCCTGCGGTAG
- a CDS encoding PHP domain-containing protein produces the protein MNHLVDLHLHTTASDGRLSPEQLVALVVSRGLRIIAVTDHDTTDGLPVALEAARAHPHLKLISGVELSTDVPGGEIHVLGYFVDRGNAEFESFLAQMRDSRVGRGRRMVEKLAALGMPVPWERVLELAKGGSVGRPHVAQAMVEQGHVISIKEAFDKYIGRNGPAYAEREKLTPVEAVRFLRRTGALPVIAHPGEVDNLDAVLPELKQAGMVGMEVHYNNYPPEKMERLARMAAAHGLLPCGGTDYHALGQEGETEPGNAGPPMEVAERLMEMARPSVEGRARR, from the coding sequence ATGAACCATCTTGTTGACTTGCACCTCCATACCACCGCATCCGATGGGCGCTTAAGCCCGGAGCAGCTTGTGGCCCTGGTAGTGTCACGAGGACTCAGGATCATCGCCGTCACGGACCACGATACGACGGACGGGTTGCCCGTCGCCCTGGAGGCCGCCCGCGCCCATCCGCATCTGAAGCTTATCTCCGGGGTGGAGCTGAGCACGGATGTGCCCGGCGGCGAAATCCACGTGCTGGGGTACTTTGTGGACAGAGGCAACGCGGAGTTTGAGTCCTTCCTTGCCCAGATGCGGGACTCTCGCGTCGGTCGAGGGCGGCGTATGGTGGAAAAGCTGGCTGCGCTTGGAATGCCCGTACCGTGGGAGCGGGTGCTGGAGCTGGCGAAAGGGGGGTCCGTGGGCCGTCCGCACGTGGCCCAGGCGATGGTGGAGCAGGGGCATGTAATCAGCATCAAGGAGGCCTTCGATAAGTACATTGGCCGGAACGGCCCCGCCTATGCCGAGCGTGAGAAGCTGACGCCGGTCGAAGCGGTCCGGTTCCTCCGTCGCACGGGCGCGCTGCCTGTTATCGCTCATCCAGGTGAGGTGGACAACCTGGATGCGGTCCTGCCGGAGCTGAAGCAGGCAGGCATGGTGGGCATGGAAGTCCACTACAATAACTACCCTCCCGAAAAGATGGAGAGGCTGGCGCGGATGGCGGCGGCGCACGGCCTGCTGCCCTGCGGCGGCACTGACTACCATGCCCTGGGCCAGGAGGGAGAAACGGAGCCGGGAAACGCGGGGCCGCCTATGGAGGTCGCGGAGCGCCTCATGGAGATGGCCCGCCCTTCCGTGGAAGGGAGGGCGCGCAGATGA
- a CDS encoding PH domain-containing protein, protein MRGAPPPDGGSLRGELSGGEKVLWEGKPVRWFFQFVGSPAGLFVAAFSLLWFFLGLLLFYTIWIAPPEDEAPHFVIQLLALLFLLAACYFAFGRYLLAAGEWRNTSYLLTDRRVLLSAGAIGKGTTSVDLASLRQIHGMVLAPGLGDIYLGGAPPFKGLVGRVPGWLPSGLQSHIPTLQSVRDVEAVYQAILDAARMARPPQDAGG, encoded by the coding sequence GTGCGGGGCGCTCCTCCGCCTGACGGCGGCAGTCTGCGCGGTGAGCTGTCAGGCGGCGAAAAGGTCCTGTGGGAGGGAAAGCCGGTACGCTGGTTTTTCCAGTTCGTAGGCTCGCCCGCAGGGCTGTTCGTCGCCGCCTTCAGCTTGCTCTGGTTCTTTCTTGGCCTGCTGCTGTTCTACACCATCTGGATAGCGCCGCCGGAGGACGAGGCCCCGCACTTTGTCATACAGTTGCTTGCCCTTTTATTCCTCCTAGCAGCCTGCTACTTCGCGTTCGGGCGTTACCTGCTGGCCGCGGGGGAATGGCGCAACACCTCGTACCTTCTGACCGACCGACGGGTGCTGCTCTCCGCAGGCGCCATCGGCAAGGGGACGACGAGCGTGGACCTGGCGTCGCTCCGGCAGATACACGGCATGGTGCTGGCGCCGGGCCTCGGGGACATCTACCTCGGAGGCGCACCCCCCTTCAAGGGGCTGGTCGGACGGGTGCCCGGCTGGCTGCCCAGCGGCTTGCAAAGCCACATACCGACCCTGCAGTCGGTGCGCGACGTGGAGGCCGTGTACCAGGCGATTCTCGACGCCGCGCGGATGGCCCGTCCGCCGCAAGACGCCGGGGGCTAG